In Halorhabdus rudnickae, the following proteins share a genomic window:
- the pyrF gene encoding orotidine-5'-phosphate decarboxylase, protein MDFFERLAARIDATESVVSVGLDPDPDRLPEHLSEKDLPRWAFNRRVIDATHEHAAAYKPNAAFYEGPDGWRALQETIAYAHGKGVPVLLDAKRADIGNTARQYATALDEDGLDADAITVNPYLGRDSLEPFLQREDAGVFVLCRTSNPGGSDLQDLELADGEALYERVAALADLWNRNDNVGLVVGATAPEELEALREQVPDLPFLVPGVGAQGGDSEAAVEHGLAERPDLATRVGLVNSSRGIIFAGEEAGGPGETDPDAYYRAAGDAAKRLKRRLNRHRDT, encoded by the coding sequence ATGGACTTCTTCGAGCGATTGGCCGCCCGGATCGACGCGACCGAAAGCGTCGTCTCGGTCGGACTGGACCCCGATCCCGACCGCCTGCCCGAGCATCTCTCCGAGAAGGACCTCCCGCGGTGGGCGTTCAACCGCCGGGTCATCGACGCGACCCACGAACACGCCGCCGCCTACAAGCCCAACGCTGCCTTCTACGAGGGACCGGACGGCTGGCGTGCCCTCCAAGAGACGATCGCCTACGCCCACGGCAAGGGCGTGCCCGTTCTGCTGGACGCCAAACGCGCGGACATCGGTAATACGGCCCGCCAGTACGCCACGGCACTGGACGAGGACGGACTCGACGCCGACGCGATCACGGTCAACCCCTACCTCGGTCGGGACTCTCTTGAGCCCTTCTTGCAGCGCGAGGACGCGGGCGTGTTCGTCCTCTGTCGGACCTCGAACCCCGGTGGCTCTGACCTTCAGGACCTCGAACTCGCCGACGGTGAAGCGCTCTACGAGCGGGTGGCCGCGCTGGCCGATCTCTGGAACCGCAACGACAACGTCGGGCTGGTCGTCGGCGCGACCGCGCCCGAAGAACTCGAAGCACTCCGCGAGCAGGTTCCCGACCTGCCGTTCCTGGTGCCCGGCGTCGGCGCCCAGGGCGGTGACAGCGAGGCGGCGGTCGAACACGGACTCGCCGAGCGACCGGACCTCGCCACGCGCGTCGGACTGGTCAATTCTTCCCGTGGGATCATCTTCGCCGGCGAGGAAGCGGGCGGGCCGGGTGAGACAGATCCGGACGCCTACTATCGGGCCGCGGGAGACGCTGCCAAGCGTCTCAAACGCCGGCTGAACCGCCACCGGGACACCTAA
- a CDS encoding HAD family hydrolase: MTLAAVVFDLDETLAVTARDRQTLLADTVGEAGLEPIEYGTYEDAHREAVTGETRARIFETIYEDEPVDPHDLAETYRGIVNEHLEPVEGAEKLLSTLANGAGYRVGVLTDGPERAQCSKLDALGWTDLVDATVVTGTMETRKPDPATFEAVLAALGVESGEAVYVGDKPEADIEGALAAGMRAVQILYPGGPDPHPRADAHIERDRLHEELLDVLETL, translated from the coding sequence ATGACACTCGCGGCGGTGGTGTTCGACCTCGACGAGACGCTTGCCGTGACCGCGCGCGATCGCCAGACACTGCTTGCGGACACGGTCGGCGAGGCCGGACTAGAACCGATCGAGTACGGGACCTACGAAGACGCCCACCGCGAGGCCGTAACGGGCGAGACACGCGCGCGCATTTTCGAGACAATATACGAGGACGAACCCGTCGACCCCCACGACCTGGCCGAGACCTACCGTGGCATCGTCAACGAACACTTAGAACCTGTCGAGGGGGCCGAGAAACTGCTGTCGACCCTCGCGAACGGTGCCGGCTACCGCGTCGGCGTCCTGACCGACGGCCCCGAACGCGCCCAGTGCTCGAAACTCGACGCGCTGGGGTGGACCGACCTCGTCGACGCGACCGTCGTGACCGGAACGATGGAGACCCGCAAGCCGGACCCGGCGACCTTCGAAGCGGTCCTCGCGGCGCTGGGCGTCGAATCTGGAGAGGCAGTCTACGTCGGCGACAAACCGGAGGCGGATATCGAGGGTGCGCTCGCGGCCGGTATGCGCGCCGTCCAGATCCTCTACCCGGGCGGTCCGGATCCACACCCACGTGCAGACGCACACATCGAGCGGGATCGACTCCACGAAGAACTCCTCGACGTACTCGAAACGTTGTAG
- a CDS encoding DUF2240 family protein has product MSLRTAVAAPFVGDGTDTLPRSDFVVDLSLDRDWFSPEQAKRLIDVAASEGLLAIEEDTLELQFDHASVTVPPEYAPDESILRERSTFERVLDSVVAEGVDKQEAVAAINALQSELAITLEAAAVLYARRRGIDVGSATERAIEEI; this is encoded by the coding sequence ATGAGTCTCCGGACAGCCGTCGCAGCCCCGTTCGTCGGGGACGGGACCGATACGTTGCCGCGTAGCGACTTCGTCGTCGACCTCTCGCTCGATCGAGACTGGTTTTCCCCCGAACAGGCCAAACGGCTGATCGACGTCGCCGCCAGCGAGGGATTGCTCGCCATCGAGGAAGACACGCTCGAACTCCAGTTCGACCACGCTTCGGTGACGGTCCCTCCGGAATACGCCCCCGACGAGTCGATCCTGCGGGAGCGTTCGACCTTCGAGCGCGTGCTTGATTCGGTCGTCGCCGAAGGGGTCGACAAACAGGAAGCGGTCGCCGCGATCAACGCCCTCCAATCCGAACTAGCGATCACCCTGGAGGCCGCGGCCGTCCTCTACGCCCGGCGGCGCGGAATTGACGTGGGATCGGCTACCGAACGGGCAATCGAGGAGATTTGA
- a CDS encoding 30S ribosomal protein S8e, with protein MKFQGRSTRKRTGGRRRHSRNKRKYELGDEPTETQVGERKLKVVDARGGTEKVRAVATDVASVATDEGTVAAEIENVVENPANPNYVRRNIITKGAVIETSEGEARVTSRPGQDGQVNAERLE; from the coding sequence ATGAAATTCCAGGGACGCTCGACGCGCAAGCGAACCGGCGGTCGACGCCGACACTCCCGAAACAAGCGCAAGTACGAACTCGGTGACGAACCGACGGAAACCCAGGTCGGCGAGCGGAAACTCAAGGTCGTCGACGCACGCGGCGGCACCGAGAAGGTCCGGGCCGTCGCAACCGACGTCGCCAGCGTCGCCACGGACGAGGGCACTGTCGCCGCCGAGATCGAGAACGTCGTCGAGAACCCCGCCAATCCAAATTACGTCCGGCGAAACATCATCACCAAAGGCGCAGTCATCGAGACGAGCGAGGGCGAGGCCCGCGTGACCTCCCGTCCCGGACAGGACGGGCAGGTCAACGCCGAACGCCTCGAGTAA
- a CDS encoding alpha/beta fold hydrolase → MQTVRSADGTPIAYERHGEGSPLILLHGSSADRHSFRPLLPHLADEHTLVVPDRRGRGDSGDGDDYSLDREVADLQAIVADLDEAPAVFGHSFGGLVALAAAPKLDIRRLVLYEPALLVGEYRDDDLADRLQAHVDAGERRDALKLFIEAGSGVPDATLLPWWPEDAPFDRVETIVRESRAVEDYRLAEDHGIEMPTLLLRGDRGPEHLRNAVSTLADRLPDARTTTLDGVGHMGLESAPERVGDAVASFLDT, encoded by the coding sequence ATGCAGACTGTCAGATCCGCAGACGGCACACCCATTGCATACGAACGACACGGCGAGGGGTCGCCGCTCATCCTCCTGCACGGATCAAGCGCCGACCGCCACAGTTTCCGACCGCTGCTCCCACATCTCGCCGACGAACACACACTCGTCGTTCCCGACCGCCGTGGCCGGGGCGACAGCGGCGATGGAGACGACTACAGTCTCGACCGTGAGGTTGCGGATCTCCAGGCCATCGTTGCCGATCTCGACGAAGCCCCTGCCGTCTTCGGCCATTCATTCGGCGGGCTTGTCGCGCTGGCGGCCGCACCGAAACTCGACATCCGTCGGCTCGTTCTGTATGAACCGGCCCTCCTCGTCGGAGAGTATCGCGACGACGATCTGGCTGATCGCCTGCAGGCCCACGTCGACGCGGGCGAACGCCGCGACGCACTCAAGCTGTTTATCGAGGCAGGTAGTGGAGTTCCCGACGCGACTCTCCTCCCGTGGTGGCCGGAGGACGCACCGTTCGATCGTGTCGAGACCATCGTCCGGGAGAGTCGAGCTGTCGAGGACTACCGACTGGCTGAAGACCATGGGATTGAGATGCCGACTCTGCTCTTGAGGGGGGACCGTGGCCCGGAACACCTCCGGAACGCGGTGTCGACACTCGCCGATCGACTACCCGACGCTCGAACGACGACACTCGACGGCGTCGGGCACATGGGCCTCGAATCGGCACCTGAACGGGTCGGCGATGCTGTCGCTTCCTTCCTCGATACGTGA
- a CDS encoding helix-turn-helix domain-containing protein, whose amino-acid sequence MALRAVYEITCEHLPFVSVAASVPETTLQVQLVASQDEYTPFVVTVTAGAASAVEAAFDSSSFVAGYTRIDHAEDRPRYKVLPAVSMSEQFPAAFDVGGLQALADNGSVIDCNRVTSTGWIQSGRFASRETVTEIRDFWEHNGAFELRKLERVSDDRAADAVTERQREALLAAREMGYFDVPRDAALADVAAKLDISASSLSERLRRGHRSLIAASLDDPDG is encoded by the coding sequence ATGGCGTTGCGTGCTGTCTACGAAATCACCTGTGAGCACTTGCCGTTCGTCTCGGTCGCAGCCAGCGTTCCTGAGACGACACTCCAGGTACAGCTGGTCGCCAGCCAGGACGAGTACACGCCGTTCGTCGTCACGGTGACGGCGGGGGCGGCGTCGGCCGTCGAGGCAGCCTTCGACAGTAGCTCCTTCGTTGCCGGGTATACGCGAATCGACCACGCCGAAGATCGGCCACGGTACAAGGTGCTCCCGGCTGTGAGCATGAGCGAGCAGTTCCCAGCGGCGTTCGACGTTGGCGGCCTGCAAGCGCTGGCGGACAACGGTTCCGTGATCGACTGCAATCGCGTGACTTCGACCGGCTGGATCCAGTCCGGTCGGTTCGCGAGCCGGGAGACTGTCACCGAGATTCGTGATTTCTGGGAGCACAACGGTGCCTTCGAGTTACGGAAGCTGGAGAGGGTGTCCGACGACCGAGCAGCTGATGCCGTGACCGAGCGCCAGCGCGAGGCGCTGCTGGCGGCACGGGAGATGGGGTACTTCGACGTGCCACGAGACGCAGCATTGGCTGATGTCGCAGCCAAACTCGACATCAGCGCGTCCTCACTCTCCGAACGGCTCCGCCGTGGGCACCGCTCGTTGATCGCGGCGTCTCTCGACGACCCGGACGGGTGA
- a CDS encoding RNA-guided endonuclease InsQ/TnpB family protein yields MANKVATRTFRARILNHSQVRDDLDSLGFAASKLWNVGRWTAQRVWDACGQIPGANALTAYLKKHERYADLHSQSSQRVLQELGEAFTSWVGKRENGDTKANPPGYRKRNGDHPRSTVTFKQAGFKHDAANNRLRLSKGKNLKDGWSDFVLCEYEVIGPPETAIENVQQVRAVYEHGEWRLHVVCQVEIDSPDAPGDDVAGIDLGICNVAAVSFGDESLLYPGGALKENEYYFAKKKAKCDDSSSREATRLDRKRTGRRTHFLHTLSKAIVEECIERGVEMIVVGDLASIREDDENGEPRNWGDHGNLDLHGWAFDRFTSMLTYKAEERGIEVELVSERDTSKSCSACGRSADSQRVERGLYVCEECGLVANADSNGAENIRQKVLPNPQQDRDNGWLAQPAVRLFDRSEGRFAPREQVMNREP; encoded by the coding sequence ATGGCGAATAAGGTCGCCACACGCACCTTTCGGGCGAGGATTCTCAATCACTCGCAAGTGCGTGACGATCTCGATTCGCTCGGGTTCGCCGCCAGCAAGCTCTGGAACGTTGGTCGCTGGACCGCCCAACGTGTCTGGGACGCTTGCGGCCAGATTCCCGGCGCTAACGCGCTCACGGCCTACCTCAAAAAGCACGAACGCTATGCGGACTTGCATTCACAATCCAGTCAACGAGTTCTCCAGGAACTCGGTGAGGCGTTCACCAGTTGGGTCGGCAAGCGCGAAAACGGGGACACGAAAGCGAACCCGCCCGGATACCGCAAACGCAACGGCGACCACCCACGCTCGACGGTCACGTTCAAGCAGGCGGGCTTCAAACACGACGCCGCGAACAACCGTCTCAGGCTCTCGAAGGGCAAGAACCTGAAGGACGGGTGGTCAGACTTCGTCCTCTGTGAGTACGAGGTCATTGGACCGCCCGAGACGGCCATCGAGAACGTCCAGCAGGTTCGTGCCGTGTACGAGCACGGCGAGTGGCGATTGCACGTCGTTTGCCAGGTCGAAATTGACTCCCCAGACGCACCCGGTGACGATGTGGCCGGGATCGATCTCGGCATCTGTAACGTCGCCGCCGTATCGTTTGGCGATGAATCCCTGCTGTACCCCGGTGGGGCGCTCAAAGAGAACGAATACTATTTCGCCAAGAAGAAAGCCAAATGCGACGATTCTTCGTCCCGTGAAGCTACCCGTCTTGACCGCAAACGAACGGGTCGCCGGACGCACTTCTTGCACACGCTTTCGAAAGCAATCGTCGAGGAGTGCATCGAGCGTGGCGTTGAAATGATTGTCGTGGGCGACCTCGCGAGCATCCGCGAAGACGACGAGAACGGCGAGCCTCGCAACTGGGGCGACCACGGCAATCTCGATTTGCACGGCTGGGCGTTCGACCGCTTCACGTCGATGCTCACCTACAAGGCCGAAGAACGGGGCATTGAGGTCGAACTTGTCTCCGAGCGAGACACGTCGAAGTCGTGTTCGGCGTGCGGTCGAAGCGCCGACAGCCAGCGCGTCGAGCGTGGGCTGTACGTCTGTGAGGAATGTGGGCTGGTCGCCAATGCTGATAGTAACGGGGCAGAGAATATCCGACAAAAGGTACTCCCGAATCCTCAACAGGATAGGGATAACGGCTGGTTGGCACAGCCAGCGGTTCGCCTGTTCGACCGTAGCGAGGGTCGTTTCGCCCCGCGAGAACAGGTCATGAACCGCGAACCGTAA
- a CDS encoding phosphate uptake regulator PhoU, translating into METRKVQVTGGSTYTVSLPKNWATDNEVSAGSIVEFHSEEDFLLLSPKDEEERTQGTLDVSGLTEETELTRAVMTMYVSGFDIIELEASRITAAQRRVIRDATQGLVGLEVIEETGERVVLQDLLDSSELSVHNAITRMRLVSLTMSADAVTALVENDADLAQDVMERDDDVDRLWYMVSRVFRTVLRDPTTATEIGFPRETVFDYQSGARQLERIADHANKIAGIASEVGSVPKEEAAALRELQEIAISVPETAMDALLSEDPDEAVELANEARGRIDEVDRKAREVDNLILEFDDPQRAQRLGLVVDSLTRTADYGSNIAESALQKAAPKPS; encoded by the coding sequence ATGGAGACCCGCAAGGTCCAGGTCACGGGTGGCTCCACGTACACGGTGTCACTACCGAAAAACTGGGCGACAGACAACGAAGTAAGCGCAGGCAGTATCGTCGAGTTCCACTCCGAGGAGGATTTCTTGTTACTCTCACCGAAGGACGAGGAGGAGCGGACACAGGGGACCCTCGACGTGAGCGGGCTGACCGAGGAGACGGAGTTGACCCGCGCGGTGATGACGATGTACGTCAGCGGGTTCGACATCATCGAACTAGAGGCGAGTCGGATCACGGCGGCCCAGCGTCGCGTCATCCGGGACGCCACGCAGGGGCTCGTCGGTCTGGAAGTAATCGAGGAGACGGGCGAGCGCGTCGTCCTCCAGGATCTGCTGGACTCTTCGGAACTGTCGGTCCACAACGCTATCACGCGGATGCGGCTGGTTTCGCTGACCATGTCTGCCGACGCGGTGACGGCGCTCGTCGAGAACGACGCCGACCTCGCCCAGGACGTCATGGAACGCGACGACGATGTCGACCGGCTTTGGTACATGGTCTCGCGGGTATTTCGAACCGTGCTCCGGGACCCGACCACGGCTACCGAGATCGGGTTCCCGCGGGAGACGGTCTTTGACTACCAGTCCGGTGCCCGGCAACTCGAACGCATCGCCGACCACGCGAACAAGATCGCCGGTATCGCGAGCGAGGTCGGCTCAGTCCCCAAAGAAGAGGCGGCGGCCCTTCGAGAACTCCAGGAGATCGCGATCTCTGTCCCCGAGACTGCCATGGACGCCCTGTTGAGCGAGGACCCAGATGAGGCAGTCGAACTCGCCAACGAGGCGCGAGGGCGCATCGACGAGGTCGATCGAAAGGCCCGTGAGGTGGACAACCTCATTCTGGAGTTCGACGACCCACAGCGTGCCCAGCGGCTCGGGCTCGTCGTCGACTCGTTGACCCGGACCGCCGATTATGGGAGCAATATCGCCGAGAGCGCCCTTCAAAAGGCCGCACCGAAACCATCGTAA
- a CDS encoding PstS family phosphate ABC transporter substrate-binding protein yields the protein MARDVACTVSRRDFLLGAGGVGVASLSGCVENVRSEPDSGGGQVIVKGSSTVYLISDLMAQEFMIEHDVNVTVDPTGTGGGFKNHFCPGASDINGASRPITDEERTSCGNNDVEPIEFQVGRDALTVAVNNDADWVDCLTYEELSQIWRDGGVEQWSDVREEWPSEPIKLFGPAPTSGTYDWFNNHVVGEEYNHTPDHEQTEEDNIIIQGIENDPYAMGYFGYAYYSENSDRVKAVPVDDGSNEGCVAPTLENATTGSYPMTRPLFIYVNRDALARDEVFDFVSFYLKNAATDLVSEVGYVPIGEATRDDNLAKLVLQTP from the coding sequence ATGGCACGCGATGTCGCGTGTACGGTTTCTCGACGGGATTTCCTCCTCGGAGCCGGTGGAGTAGGCGTCGCGTCCCTCTCCGGTTGCGTGGAGAACGTCCGTTCGGAACCCGACAGTGGCGGTGGCCAAGTGATAGTCAAGGGCTCGAGTACGGTCTATCTGATCTCGGACCTGATGGCCCAGGAATTCATGATCGAACACGACGTCAACGTCACCGTCGACCCGACAGGGACTGGCGGCGGGTTCAAGAACCACTTCTGCCCGGGAGCCTCGGACATCAACGGTGCCTCCCGGCCGATCACTGACGAAGAGAGGACCTCGTGTGGGAACAACGACGTCGAGCCGATCGAGTTCCAGGTCGGTCGGGACGCCCTGACCGTCGCGGTCAACAACGATGCCGACTGGGTCGACTGCCTGACCTACGAGGAACTGTCCCAAATCTGGCGGGACGGCGGTGTCGAACAATGGTCGGACGTGCGCGAGGAATGGCCGAGCGAGCCGATCAAACTGTTCGGCCCAGCCCCGACCTCGGGAACGTACGACTGGTTTAACAACCACGTCGTGGGCGAGGAATACAACCACACGCCGGACCACGAGCAGACCGAGGAGGACAACATCATCATCCAGGGCATCGAGAACGATCCCTACGCGATGGGATACTTCGGATACGCCTACTACAGCGAGAACAGCGACCGGGTGAAGGCGGTCCCGGTCGACGATGGATCGAACGAGGGGTGCGTGGCGCCGACCTTGGAAAATGCCACGACCGGGTCATATCCGATGACTCGGCCGCTGTTCATCTACGTTAACCGGGACGCCCTCGCGCGGGACGAAGTGTTTGATTTCGTTTCCTTCTATCTGAAAAACGCCGCGACCGACCTCGTGAGTGAGGTCGGCTACGTCCCGATCGGCGAAGCAACCAGAGACGACAACCTCGCGAAACTCGTTCTCCAGACACCATGA
- the pstC gene encoding phosphate ABC transporter permease subunit PstC: protein MSTDVTTGTGNTDTATAITTPPDEASRERIYRYLLFACASVSILVTIGIVVVLTSGALEFFAGYDPAAFFFGTEWIIDQEKLGVLPLLTGTLLVTVLSAMVAIPIGLAAATYLSEYASSRMRSVLKPALEILAGIPTVVYGYFALVYVTPFLAAFGLPVGTFNVLSASIMVGIMIVPMVSSLSEDAMSAVPDSLRQAGYGLGATKYEVSTGIVIPAAVSGIFSSFILALSRAIGETMIVAVAMGQSPQLLDLADPLANLFESNQPMTAAMIHLVNAENAAGPIYRSMFAIGLTLFVITFAMNLVSNRIAAHYREEYE, encoded by the coding sequence ATGAGCACGGACGTGACGACGGGGACGGGCAATACCGACACCGCGACGGCGATCACGACGCCACCCGACGAGGCAAGTCGTGAACGGATCTACCGCTATCTCCTCTTTGCCTGTGCGTCAGTCTCGATTCTTGTGACCATCGGAATCGTCGTCGTGCTGACGAGTGGGGCCCTGGAGTTCTTCGCCGGCTACGATCCCGCCGCGTTCTTCTTCGGGACAGAATGGATTATCGACCAGGAAAAACTCGGTGTGTTGCCGCTGCTCACCGGGACGCTCCTCGTGACGGTCCTCTCGGCGATGGTGGCGATCCCGATCGGCCTGGCCGCAGCGACCTACCTCTCTGAATACGCCAGCTCGCGGATGCGATCTGTTCTCAAACCCGCCCTGGAGATACTGGCCGGGATTCCGACGGTGGTTTACGGGTACTTCGCGCTGGTGTACGTGACTCCCTTCCTCGCCGCGTTTGGCCTCCCAGTCGGCACGTTTAACGTGCTCAGCGCCTCGATCATGGTCGGGATCATGATCGTCCCGATGGTCTCGAGTCTGAGCGAGGACGCGATGAGCGCTGTCCCGGATTCGCTTCGGCAAGCAGGTTACGGCCTGGGAGCGACGAAGTACGAGGTCTCGACGGGGATCGTGATTCCGGCGGCCGTCTCGGGTATCTTCTCGTCGTTCATCCTCGCGCTCTCGCGGGCCATCGGCGAAACCATGATCGTCGCCGTTGCGATGGGTCAGAGCCCACAACTGCTCGATCTCGCCGATCCGCTGGCGAACCTCTTTGAGTCCAACCAACCGATGACGGCCGCGATGATCCATCTTGTCAACGCCGAGAACGCCGCGGGGCCGATCTACCGGAGCATGTTCGCCATCGGCCTGACGCTGTTCGTTATCACGTTCGCAATGAACCTCGTGAGCAACCGTATCGCCGCACACTATCGGGAGGAATACGAATGA
- the pstA gene encoding phosphate ABC transporter permease PstA has translation MATTDVGWYGEDSEVSQTRGRVFEALCLTATSIGLLSVFVLLLYVANDAFRPLSADPGWHLVFLATVGLPAVALGAYYYFRAEGPAGEVAYTTTGLPIVGLLLAGGLGVVFAELLTIKEYFALAIGVAALVVALVAHTRVRPNAGLERLLLAPLLGVAILFGTPPTQVARLVGLTRRVVSLPELILKSPLLPLPSLQLLGTLTLPVAALAGWFVGRRRESRRDGAFAGGLILAGGLGTLTLELLTGIAATTWVIVYTTTAVPVGVYVEGIYRRGRGVSGLVFPVVLIAGALLGVVLTDALSFAGPEVWLDWAYLTSVPNTEPTLAGIYPALVGSIMLLLVVIVATFPIGVGAAIYLEEYAPSSGPMGKFVTVIEINIANLAGVPSVVYGLLGLAVFVRYVHLPNGSIIVGGLTVGLLILPIVIISAQEAIEAVPDSQRQAAYGMGSTRWQTVRNVVLPEAIPGILTGTILALGRAIGETAPLLLVGIAASVRIAPNSFFDLGSAMPRQIYTWAFEPKADFRYGVVAAGVVTLLVVLLVMNATAIILRNKFERA, from the coding sequence ATGGCGACCACCGATGTCGGCTGGTACGGTGAAGACAGTGAAGTGAGCCAGACTCGCGGCCGAGTCTTCGAAGCGCTGTGTCTGACAGCGACCTCGATCGGGCTCCTCTCGGTGTTCGTTCTCCTGCTGTACGTCGCCAACGACGCGTTTAGACCGCTGTCGGCCGACCCGGGCTGGCATCTCGTCTTCCTCGCGACGGTCGGTCTCCCGGCGGTCGCGCTCGGCGCGTACTATTATTTTCGGGCAGAGGGCCCGGCGGGCGAGGTCGCTTATACGACGACCGGGCTCCCGATTGTCGGGCTGCTACTCGCCGGCGGACTAGGCGTCGTCTTCGCGGAACTGCTGACGATCAAGGAGTACTTCGCGCTCGCGATCGGGGTCGCCGCGCTGGTCGTCGCCCTTGTCGCACACACCAGAGTGCGACCGAACGCCGGCCTCGAACGACTACTCCTCGCGCCGCTGCTCGGGGTCGCCATCCTGTTCGGGACGCCGCCGACGCAGGTCGCCCGGCTGGTCGGTCTCACCCGGCGAGTTGTCAGCCTTCCCGAATTGATTCTGAAGTCGCCCCTGCTCCCGCTGCCGTCGCTGCAGCTGCTCGGGACACTGACGCTGCCAGTCGCTGCCCTGGCGGGGTGGTTCGTCGGCCGCCGACGTGAGAGCCGGCGGGACGGGGCGTTCGCCGGGGGACTGATCCTCGCTGGCGGGCTAGGCACGCTCACGCTCGAACTGCTGACCGGGATCGCAGCCACGACCTGGGTCATCGTCTACACGACGACGGCTGTCCCGGTCGGGGTCTACGTCGAAGGGATCTATCGCCGGGGTCGAGGAGTATCCGGCCTCGTATTCCCGGTCGTCCTGATTGCCGGGGCACTGTTGGGCGTGGTCCTCACTGACGCGCTGAGTTTCGCCGGGCCGGAAGTATGGCTCGACTGGGCATATCTCACCAGTGTGCCCAACACCGAGCCGACACTCGCGGGGATCTACCCGGCCCTGGTCGGGTCGATCATGCTGTTGCTCGTCGTCATCGTGGCGACGTTCCCCATCGGCGTGGGGGCGGCAATCTACCTGGAGGAGTATGCCCCTTCGAGTGGGCCGATGGGGAAGTTCGTGACCGTGATCGAGATCAACATCGCGAATCTCGCGGGCGTTCCATCTGTCGTCTACGGCCTGCTCGGGTTGGCCGTGTTCGTCCGCTACGTGCACTTGCCGAATGGCTCGATCATCGTCGGTGGGTTGACAGTTGGGCTGCTCATCCTGCCGATCGTGATCATCTCTGCTCAGGAAGCCATCGAGGCGGTCCCGGATTCACAGCGCCAGGCCGCCTACGGAATGGGGTCGACCCGCTGGCAGACAGTCCGAAACGTCGTCTTGCCCGAGGCGATCCCCGGTATCCTCACGGGGACGATCCTGGCGCTCGGCCGGGCGATCGGCGAAACAGCTCCGCTCCTCCTGGTCGGGATCGCGGCCTCTGTTCGGATAGCCCCGAACAGTTTCTTCGACCTCGGGAGTGCGATGCCCCGGCAGATCTACACCTGGGCGTTCGAGCCGAAAGCTGACTTCCGCTACGGTGTAGTAGCCGCCGGCGTCGTGACGTTGCTGGTCGTGTTGCTGGTGATGAACGCGACCGCGATCATCTTGCGAAACAAGTTCGAGCGAGCGTGA
- the pstB gene encoding phosphate ABC transporter ATP-binding protein PstB, producing MTQNNVSDADDRTDQSTIVGSGDGTGDFAESETADPTSDDHLSRSIATEATTTAGTAETVLESRHLDVYYNDVQALDDISFEIAENRVTALIGPSGCGKSTFLRCINRMNDLIDAARVEGELRFRGKNVYDDDVDSVALRRKIGMVFQHPNPFPKSIYDNVAYGLRIQDDTENLDERVETALKRAALWDEVEGQLDESALDLSGGQQQRLCIARAIAVDPEVILMDEPASALDPIATSKIEDLIEELAESYTVVIVTHNMQQAARISDRTAVFLTGGELVEYDDTEKIFENPDSQRVEDYITGKFG from the coding sequence ATGACACAAAACAATGTGAGCGACGCGGACGATCGCACCGATCAATCGACGATCGTCGGTTCCGGCGACGGGACCGGCGATTTCGCGGAGAGTGAAACGGCCGACCCGACCAGCGACGATCACCTCTCTCGCTCGATCGCGACTGAGGCGACGACCACTGCCGGCACTGCCGAGACTGTCCTCGAATCGCGGCACCTCGACGTCTATTACAACGATGTCCAGGCCCTCGACGACATCAGTTTCGAGATCGCGGAGAACCGCGTCACGGCTCTGATCGGACCCTCGGGCTGTGGCAAGTCGACCTTCCTCCGGTGTATCAACCGGATGAACGACCTCATCGACGCCGCCCGCGTCGAGGGTGAGTTGCGCTTCCGGGGGAAAAACGTCTACGACGACGACGTCGACTCCGTCGCGCTCCGCCGAAAGATCGGGATGGTCTTCCAGCACCCCAACCCGTTCCCAAAGTCGATCTACGATAACGTCGCCTACGGGCTTCGTATCCAGGACGACACCGAAAACCTGGACGAGCGAGTCGAGACAGCACTGAAACGGGCCGCGCTGTGGGATGAGGTCGAAGGCCAACTCGACGAATCGGCGCTGGATCTCTCCGGCGGGCAACAACAGCGTCTGTGCATCGCGCGCGCCATCGCCGTCGATCCCGAAGTGATTCTGATGGACGAGCCCGCCAGTGCCCTCGATCCGATCGCCACCTCGAAAATCGAAGACCTCATCGAAGAACTTGCCGAGTCTTACACCGTCGTCATCGTCACCCACAACATGCAGCAGGCCGCCCGGATTTCCGATCGAACCGCCGTGTTCCTCACCGGCGGCGAACTCGTCGAGTACGACGATACCGAGAAGATCTTCGAGAATCCCGACAGCCAGCGCGTCGAAGACTACATTACCGGCAAGTTTGGGTAA